The following are encoded in a window of Actinomyces oris genomic DNA:
- a CDS encoding ATP-binding protein yields MDNINNPYTPNAGAAPEVLIGRDGQTEAFSILLQRLKRGRTEQSMIMTGLRGVGKTVLLNRFAELAEMAGWESIELEASKHDETAFRQSIFSKFRAALLHISPRRRWSERARHAAEVLSSFVLSIDQSGTFSVTWDVDPSEGYGDHGDLGLDLTDVFLAVGEVAKEKGTGIVLLIDEVQFLTTVQLESLIQAVHKSVQKKLPITFVGAGLPQIAELAGDAKSYAERLFKFPRIDSLTPEEARQALVGPAETENVSYDEDAVDLAVSLTHGYPYFIQELGYQAWIVASGNHITAEDISTAKDAYEAKLDGSFFRVRLDRATPLQTAYMRAMAELGSEPQKAADVASLMKRESSQVAPIRSQLIDMGLLYTPQHGYAAFTVPDFDKFMMRAVPYLEVPEIQHRRRRKK; encoded by the coding sequence GTGGACAACATCAACAACCCGTACACACCCAACGCAGGAGCAGCCCCGGAGGTCCTCATTGGTCGCGACGGGCAGACCGAGGCGTTTTCTATCCTACTTCAGAGGCTCAAACGAGGCCGGACAGAGCAATCGATGATCATGACCGGCCTGCGCGGCGTCGGCAAGACCGTCCTGCTTAACAGGTTCGCAGAACTCGCCGAGATGGCAGGATGGGAGTCAATCGAGCTTGAAGCGAGCAAGCACGATGAAACAGCATTCCGTCAGTCCATCTTCTCCAAGTTCCGTGCCGCACTTCTACACATATCGCCTCGTCGCCGCTGGAGCGAACGCGCTCGACACGCCGCAGAAGTACTCAGCTCCTTTGTGCTATCGATCGACCAATCCGGCACTTTTTCCGTCACGTGGGACGTAGACCCGTCCGAGGGCTACGGGGATCACGGCGACCTAGGGCTAGACCTCACAGACGTATTTCTAGCCGTAGGAGAAGTTGCAAAGGAAAAAGGAACCGGGATCGTCCTACTCATCGACGAAGTTCAATTTCTCACCACCGTTCAGCTTGAATCACTCATACAAGCGGTTCACAAGTCCGTTCAGAAGAAGCTCCCCATCACTTTTGTGGGAGCCGGCCTACCACAGATCGCCGAGCTCGCTGGAGACGCCAAGTCTTACGCAGAAAGACTGTTCAAGTTCCCACGCATCGACTCCCTCACCCCCGAGGAAGCCCGACAAGCGCTTGTGGGACCCGCAGAAACCGAGAACGTGTCCTACGACGAAGATGCCGTGGACCTCGCAGTCAGCCTCACTCACGGCTACCCGTACTTCATTCAGGAGCTAGGGTACCAAGCATGGATCGTAGCGAGCGGAAACCACATCACGGCAGAAGACATCAGTACCGCTAAAGACGCATACGAAGCAAAGCTGGACGGGTCGTTCTTCCGCGTACGACTCGACCGTGCAACCCCCCTTCAAACCGCATACATGAGAGCCATGGCGGAACTCGGCTCCGAGCCCCAGAAAGCAGCCGATGTCGCCTCCCTCATGAAACGAGAGTCGTCACAGGTGGCACCCATCAGGTCTCAACTCATTGACATGGGGCTGCTATACACGCCCCAGCACGGCTATGCCGCCTTCACCGTCCCGGACTTCGACAAGTTCATGATGCGAGCCGTGCCCTATCTTGAGGTCCCAGAGATTCAACATCGCCGTCGACGCAAGAAATAA
- a CDS encoding CRISPR-associated endonuclease Cas1 has translation MGQLAGPRSTASARRLLTQASFATDNDARLPLARAIVRAKMRHQVSVLHRTGRRSRGSDVETPCTTIRRLAADAGLYRGV, from the coding sequence CTGGGCCAGCTCGCCGGCCCCCGCTCGACGGCCAGCGCCCGCCGACTCCTGACCCAGGCGTCCTTCGCCACCGACAACGATGCCCGCCTCCCACTGGCGCGCGCCATCGTGCGGGCCAAGATGCGCCACCAGGTCTCCGTGCTGCACCGCACCGGCCGGCGTAGCCGGGGAAGTGACGTCGAGACGCCTTGCACCACCATTCGGCGGCTGGCTGCCGACGCCGGGCTGTACCGAGGGGTGTGA
- the cas6 gene encoding CRISPR system precrRNA processing endoribonuclease RAMP protein Cas6, whose product MPATVFVRFDAPGPVEATPRRLHAAWGRVLDLPEGVSPERAARLPALAHRPPHDQPGPKPYCLGDMTQTPDGLGVELRFLDDRLLETLDAWLAWGGVLPIGDGGQATTMLAAIEAQVLEHADWEDLAAQTASTAWDIHLLTPTVFTSRGHHVPEVTAASLATSLHARWRHWCRPLAPELPERERLTSVLITQDRTRRTVVGLGMPRADRRGRLSSRRIPASVGALRISAPAAGSITAVFSQLMALARYTSVGSHSAYGMGVIDVVADVP is encoded by the coding sequence GTGCCCGCCACCGTATTCGTCCGCTTCGATGCGCCCGGCCCGGTCGAGGCCACGCCCCGCCGCCTTCACGCCGCCTGGGGCAGAGTCCTCGACCTCCCCGAAGGAGTCAGCCCCGAGCGCGCCGCCCGCCTGCCCGCCCTCGCTCACCGCCCACCCCACGACCAGCCCGGCCCCAAGCCCTACTGCCTGGGCGACATGACCCAGACCCCGGACGGCCTCGGCGTCGAGCTGCGATTCCTCGACGACCGCCTCCTGGAAACGCTCGACGCCTGGCTTGCCTGGGGCGGCGTCCTACCCATCGGCGACGGCGGGCAGGCCACCACCATGCTCGCCGCCATCGAGGCCCAGGTCCTCGAACATGCCGACTGGGAGGACCTCGCCGCCCAGACCGCCTCCACCGCCTGGGACATCCACCTGCTCACCCCCACTGTCTTCACCTCCCGCGGACACCACGTCCCCGAGGTCACCGCAGCCTCCCTGGCCACCAGCCTCCACGCGCGCTGGCGCCACTGGTGCCGCCCCCTGGCCCCCGAGCTCCCCGAGCGCGAGCGCCTCACCTCCGTCCTCATCACCCAGGACCGCACCCGCCGCACCGTCGTCGGCCTGGGCATGCCGCGTGCCGACCGCCGCGGACGCCTCTCCAGCCGCCGCATCCCCGCCAGCGTCGGCGCCCTGCGCATCAGCGCCCCCGCCGCCGGCTCCATCACCGCCGTCTTCTCCCAGCTCATGGCCCTGGCCCGCTACACGAGCGTCGGCTCCCACAGCGCCTACGGGATGGGCGTCATCGACGTCGTCGCGGACGTGCCATAA
- a CDS encoding YvaD family protein, whose protein sequence is MSPTYKRLLVAVDAGLLLYWAAVFLNLIPEHLRFKDYSNQVIQAWNWSFFPLDVAAALTVFLGAHLTRVGSRIGDLVLTVGLMLTFCAGFMAISFWSFYRDFDPLWWGPNAVLMIVPALAFGSMVCRRLETAENRA, encoded by the coding sequence ATGAGTCCCACGTACAAGAGGCTGCTGGTGGCCGTCGATGCCGGGCTGCTGCTTTACTGGGCGGCCGTCTTCCTCAATCTCATTCCCGAGCACCTGCGTTTCAAGGACTACTCCAACCAGGTCATCCAGGCCTGGAACTGGTCCTTCTTCCCGCTCGACGTGGCCGCCGCACTGACCGTCTTCCTCGGCGCCCACCTGACGCGGGTGGGCAGCAGGATCGGGGACCTGGTGCTGACGGTTGGGCTCATGCTCACCTTCTGCGCCGGGTTCATGGCGATCTCCTTCTGGTCCTTCTACCGTGACTTCGACCCGCTGTGGTGGGGGCCCAACGCCGTGCTCATGATCGTCCCGGCGCTCGCCTTCGGCTCCATGGTCTGCCGGCGGCTCGAGACCGCGGAGAACCGGGCGTGA
- the folE gene encoding GTP cyclohydrolase I FolE, translated as MSYDAEGVRRAVHDLLVAIGEDPERDGLRDTPERMARAYAEMFAGLDQDPAEHVERVFDVGHEEMVLVRDIPMYSVCEHHLLPFHGLAHVGYIPSEDGRVTGLSKVARLVDGYARRPQVQERLTRQIADALVERLQCRGVLVVVEAEHLCMSMRGVRKPGSNTVTSAVRGIMRNAATRSEAMSLVLGRRS; from the coding sequence ATGAGCTATGACGCCGAGGGCGTGCGGCGGGCGGTGCACGACCTGCTCGTCGCCATCGGGGAGGACCCCGAGCGCGACGGGCTGCGTGACACCCCCGAGCGCATGGCGCGCGCCTACGCGGAGATGTTCGCCGGCCTCGACCAGGACCCGGCCGAGCACGTCGAGCGGGTCTTCGACGTCGGGCACGAGGAGATGGTCCTCGTGCGCGACATCCCCATGTACTCGGTGTGCGAGCACCACCTGCTGCCCTTCCACGGGTTGGCGCACGTGGGCTACATCCCCAGTGAGGACGGGCGCGTCACCGGCCTGTCCAAGGTGGCGCGCCTCGTGGACGGCTACGCCCGGCGCCCCCAGGTCCAGGAGCGGCTCACCCGGCAGATCGCTGACGCCCTCGTCGAGCGCCTGCAGTGCCGTGGCGTGCTCGTGGTGGTCGAGGCCGAGCACCTGTGTATGTCGATGCGGGGCGTGCGCAAGCCCGGCTCCAACACGGTCACCTCCGCCGTGCGCGGCATCATGCGCAACGCCGCCACCCGCTCCGAGGCCATGAGCCTGGTCCTGGGCCGGCGGTCCTGA
- the ftsH gene encoding ATP-dependent zinc metalloprotease FtsH, translating into MKDSGREPGRKDSGKPGKAGKNDRNKRDRKLRDTLGNPFLWLVPFLLVVILGWAVFSSMFGYRTIDTSDGLTLLRDKPDTIKSITVVDGNQRVELDLTTTYVQPKKKGIESRPVGKKVEFSYTDAQAEQVDRLVQAAAPKEGFNSVVPTTSWWSSLVQLLVPALLLGGIMWWLIGRMGGGRGGAMGFGRSKAKVGSKEMPDVTFADVAGEDEAVEELEEIREFLSEPEKFRAVGAKIPKGVLLYGPPGTGKTLLAKAVAGEAGVPFFSMAASEFVEMFVGVGASRVRDLFDQAKENAPAIIFVDEIDAVGRHRGSGTGGGHDEREQTLNQLLVEMDGFDANTNVILIAATNRPDVLDPALLRPGRFDRQVSVEAPDMAGRAAILKVHAKGKPLNDDVDLDLVAKRTPGFTGADLANVLNEAALLTARSNAHLIDNRALDEAIDRVIAGPQKRTRVMRDHEKRVTAYHEAGHALCAAAGAYSDPVTKVTILPRGRALGYTQVMPQDDKYSTTRNELLDQLVYAMGGRAAEEIIFRDPTTGASNDIEKATATARKMVTDYGMTSAVGAVKLGTTESETVLGLNATSRDFSEQVAATVDTEVRSLLDAAHREAWEILTRNRAVLDKLAEELLSRETLLEKDLERIFEGVIKQPERPLWRSDESLPVVEPAPASDEAGGEPDDSHGSDDYWGYNH; encoded by the coding sequence ATGAAAGATTCTGGGCGCGAGCCCGGCCGCAAGGACTCGGGGAAGCCGGGCAAGGCCGGTAAGAACGACCGCAACAAGCGCGACCGCAAGCTCCGCGACACCCTGGGCAACCCGTTCCTGTGGTTGGTGCCCTTCCTCCTGGTCGTCATCCTCGGCTGGGCCGTCTTCTCCTCGATGTTCGGCTACCGCACCATCGACACCTCCGACGGCCTGACGCTCCTGCGGGACAAGCCGGACACGATCAAGTCGATCACCGTCGTCGACGGCAACCAGCGCGTCGAGCTGGACCTCACCACCACCTACGTCCAGCCCAAGAAGAAGGGCATCGAGTCGCGCCCGGTGGGCAAGAAGGTCGAGTTCTCCTACACCGACGCCCAGGCCGAGCAGGTCGACCGCCTCGTGCAGGCCGCCGCCCCCAAGGAGGGCTTCAACTCCGTGGTGCCCACCACCAGCTGGTGGTCATCCCTCGTCCAGCTGCTCGTCCCCGCCCTGCTGCTGGGCGGCATCATGTGGTGGCTCATCGGTCGCATGGGCGGCGGGCGCGGCGGCGCCATGGGCTTCGGCCGCTCCAAGGCGAAGGTCGGTTCCAAGGAGATGCCCGACGTCACCTTCGCCGACGTCGCTGGCGAGGACGAGGCCGTCGAGGAGCTTGAGGAGATCCGCGAGTTCCTCTCCGAGCCGGAGAAGTTCCGCGCCGTGGGCGCCAAGATCCCCAAGGGCGTCCTCCTCTACGGCCCGCCCGGAACCGGTAAGACCCTCCTGGCCAAGGCCGTCGCCGGCGAGGCTGGCGTGCCCTTCTTCTCCATGGCCGCCTCCGAGTTCGTCGAGATGTTCGTCGGCGTGGGTGCCTCGCGTGTGCGCGACCTGTTCGACCAGGCCAAGGAGAACGCCCCCGCCATCATCTTCGTCGACGAGATCGACGCCGTCGGCCGCCACCGTGGCTCCGGCACCGGCGGCGGGCACGACGAGCGTGAGCAGACCCTCAACCAGCTCCTCGTCGAGATGGACGGCTTTGACGCCAACACCAACGTCATCCTCATCGCCGCCACCAACCGCCCCGACGTCCTGGACCCGGCCCTCCTGCGCCCGGGCCGCTTCGACCGGCAGGTCAGCGTCGAGGCCCCCGACATGGCCGGTCGCGCCGCCATCCTCAAGGTCCACGCCAAGGGCAAGCCCCTCAACGACGACGTCGACCTCGACCTCGTGGCCAAGCGGACCCCCGGCTTCACCGGTGCGGACCTGGCCAACGTCCTCAACGAGGCCGCCCTGCTCACCGCCCGTTCCAACGCCCACCTCATCGACAACCGGGCCCTGGACGAGGCCATCGACCGTGTCATCGCCGGACCGCAGAAGCGCACCCGCGTCATGCGCGACCACGAGAAGCGCGTCACCGCCTACCACGAGGCCGGTCACGCCCTGTGCGCGGCCGCCGGCGCGTACTCCGACCCGGTCACCAAGGTGACGATCCTGCCGCGCGGGCGCGCCCTGGGCTACACGCAGGTCATGCCTCAGGACGACAAGTACTCCACCACCCGCAACGAGCTGCTCGACCAGCTCGTCTACGCCATGGGCGGGCGGGCCGCCGAGGAGATCATCTTCCGCGACCCCACCACCGGCGCCTCCAACGACATCGAGAAGGCCACCGCCACGGCCCGCAAGATGGTCACCGACTACGGCATGACCAGCGCGGTCGGCGCCGTCAAGCTCGGCACCACCGAGAGCGAGACGGTCCTGGGGCTCAACGCCACCAGCCGTGACTTCTCCGAGCAGGTCGCCGCCACTGTCGACACCGAGGTCCGCAGCCTGCTGGACGCCGCCCACCGGGAGGCCTGGGAAATCCTCACCCGTAACCGCGCCGTGCTCGACAAGCTGGCCGAGGAGCTCCTCAGCCGTGAGACGCTCCTGGAGAAGGACCTGGAGAGGATCTTCGAGGGCGTCATCAAGCAGCCCGAGCGGCCCCTGTGGCGCAGCGACGAGTCGCTGCCCGTCGTCGAGCCCGCCCCCGCCAGTGACGAAGCCGGCGGTGAGCCTGACGACTCCCACGGCAGCGACGACTACTGGGGCTACAACCATTGA
- a CDS encoding DMT family transporter — MCAWPALGGAIISEVSATLALRQALNQPGFYVMVGIGYALAFILLSLTLKAGMPLGVAYGLWGALGVALTAVLSMLVFGEPITVLVALGIALIMAGVLLVEVGAQRAGTQDKEGEAS, encoded by the coding sequence GTGTGCGCCTGGCCGGCGCTCGGAGGCGCCATCATCTCCGAGGTGTCGGCGACCCTCGCCCTGCGCCAGGCCCTCAACCAGCCGGGCTTCTACGTCATGGTTGGGATCGGGTACGCGCTGGCCTTCATCCTCCTGTCGCTGACGCTCAAGGCCGGCATGCCGCTCGGTGTCGCCTACGGACTCTGGGGCGCCCTGGGCGTGGCGCTGACCGCCGTGCTGTCCATGCTCGTCTTCGGCGAGCCGATCACGGTGCTCGTCGCCCTCGGCATCGCGCTCATCATGGCCGGGGTGCTCCTCGTCGAGGTCGGGGCGCAGCGAGCAGGCACGCAGGACAAGGAGGGCGAGGCGTCATGA
- a CDS encoding reverse transcriptase/maturase family protein, whose amino-acid sequence MRSHRADLVMSPCSSAYRTGIGTDDAVDHLARLRDTGYRYVLRTDIEDYFPNLSIEDALAALSPIAGCPRTIDLIRLIARPRRARGERRTRNRGIAQGSCLSPILANLALTGVDRAMGDTGYGYARFADDIVICSPHEPDLLEALELLDSLLTPRRLRLNREKTAMTSFDEGFRYLGTDFSRSFPPVDPATTSRASRPGPGGLHRPRRRPRPRQPENRLIVDGADGLPQVSIPRRAVSRIVLTGAVGLSSGTRSGRRTTTSTSSSFPATAATWASSPAPARRPAPADS is encoded by the coding sequence ATGCGATCGCACAGGGCCGACCTCGTCATGTCCCCCTGCTCCTCCGCCTACCGGACGGGCATCGGCACCGACGATGCCGTCGACCACCTCGCCAGGCTGCGAGACACCGGCTACCGCTACGTGCTGCGCACCGACATCGAGGACTACTTCCCCAACCTCAGCATCGAGGACGCCCTGGCCGCCCTCTCCCCCATCGCCGGCTGCCCGCGCACCATCGACCTCATCCGGCTCATCGCCCGGCCTCGGCGCGCCAGGGGCGAGCGGCGCACCCGCAACCGCGGTATCGCCCAGGGCTCCTGCCTGTCCCCGATCCTGGCCAATCTGGCCCTGACCGGCGTCGACCGGGCCATGGGCGACACGGGCTACGGCTACGCCCGCTTCGCCGATGACATCGTCATCTGCAGCCCCCATGAACCCGATCTCCTGGAGGCCCTCGAGCTCCTCGACTCCCTCCTGACGCCCAGACGCCTCCGACTCAACCGGGAGAAAACCGCCATGACCAGCTTCGATGAGGGCTTTCGCTACCTGGGGACGGACTTCTCCCGCAGCTTCCCGCCCGTCGACCCTGCCACGACATCAAGGGCATCCCGACCCGGACCAGGTGGTCTACATCGGCCGCGACGGCGCCCGCGTCCACGTCAGCCAGAAAACCGTCTCATCGTCGACGGCGCCGACGGCCTGCCGCAGGTCTCCATCCCCCGCCGGGCCGTCAGCCGAATCGTCCTCACCGGCGCCGTCGGGCTCTCATCCGGGACCCGGTCTGGGCGCCGTACAACGACATCGACGTCATCTTCCTTTCCCGCCACGGCGGCTACCTGGGCCAGCTCGCCGGCCCCCGCTCGACGGCCAGCGCCCGCCGACTCCTGA